A region of the Phaseolus vulgaris cultivar G19833 chromosome 11, P. vulgaris v2.0, whole genome shotgun sequence genome:
TTAATCATTCTTAATACAATAAcaagaattaattaaaatagtgTTATCTCATACGCATAACAACACCACAATCCTAATCAAAATTCTATGACAATGTCAAAAAATATACGCCAAAATCACCAATAACAAAATGAACCTACCTCTCAATCCCAAAATAGAGCTACTAATGAGGATTTTACTGGATATAAGATTGCATGGAAAACATACTTTGTcatattgtttgattttttttggcAAAAAAGATAAATCACACAAAATGAACTCTGAGattgaatttgaaataaaaaaagttattgcaAAAGGTATACTAGGGTGTGTTTCGAGAGTTGATTTGggagaatgaagaaaaaaagaaaaaaaaataaagagaaagagaaTGGAAATTGAGATTATTTGGATTAagggaaaaaaaagtaaagatttaagagaaataaaaagattaaataatttaattgttataatagattttaaaaaattacaaaatgatatatttataaaataattaaatcatccttattgttataaattacttttaattatatattaaattataattttatcattattttatatatttaatgctATTATTAGTATCATtgactttttaattttattatttacaattttattattttataaatttatgattaataatattatttattctaattttattgtaattattattattattattattattattattttattataatttaatgtttttattattattttatagttatatttttattattttataaatgtacttcatttattattcttaaaaacatttaattttacttttttagtaCCTGGGTAAATATTTCGTGGATTCACATGGGCAAGTtcatatttttggaatttgtcATAGGATTTGGGCTGGGTATTACTTTTTCTTCTACTTAAATAGATCATAAGTTTATTTTACTTGTTTACCTTTATCTTTGTTATATGTTAGGGAACGGAAAATGACATTATCATATTATTTGAATGGGTGGATGAAAATGAGTTTCATAGATGACAATCTGTAATTCTTTATATACAAGAGACAAGCCTCTTAGTTTAGAGCATCAAGTTTAACTAGAAACAGTGGTtcctaattttaattattcGTGTTTTTCTagtaatttttcttctttcttttagtaatttgattttttttttttttcttccattattATTACATATCTCGGGTATGCAGCTAATTATCATCGTTAacgtttttctttcttaaaaagTCATAAAAGAGACATCTATCATTAATACTCTAGATCGACCACCAAGTTGTTTCACTAAATAAGCGGGATCGGGCTATAATCTCACAACCCCTCAGCCTCAGACATAGGCCAATGAGACTAGAAAGCCTAAACAGCTGGATCAGCCCATAACCTCAAACGGGATCGACCCATAACCTCATAGTAACTATTTCCAACCTAATTTTCTATAAACattttaactattaaaattagtgaaaatataaaattaaaaaggagaattttgttaaataaaatgTGAGATTCATCAAATTTGTGTAATTTTCAGCTAATtttaaacaatgaaaagagtGTTAAGACTTTGTTTGACATCACATCACATGGGAGAAATTCATCACGTATCATAAGATGATTTATGTACCTTGcaatccaaaaatataataaaatcttAGGCATACAATCAACTAACACCATCATAATTGCATTTGTTTTCTAATTGAGAAACAAATGGATTAATAATACAATTAATGAAGTCTTGAAACATGAGAAACAATCGAAatgaatatgaaaatatatataaaaacagTGTCCTTTTGATCCATTTTAGAATGGTTAGAGGGATCTAAGGACTTAATTTGTTTGATTGATGAGAGTGTAAGAGAGAGAAGTCATTGTTTGGGCCCATAGGCCCAGAAATCCATCTCTCCCCGTAACGAAAGTTGGTTGATCTGATGCACAGAGTGAGGATTCGCCTCCTCAAACCTCACTCCTTTGTTTGACTCTTCGTGTCCAAGATGGGAAGTAACTAACCGATCAAGAACACCCCATTCGTTTATCCCTTCGCCTCTTCCGCCACCCATTTCTTGGTTTGGCTCACACGATCCAACTTCAATTCCAGACTCCGAAACTTGATACCTCAGTCCCTCGCTGCCGCTCTCGCACTCCCTAGGGTTTGTCATAAGTTGCTTTGCCATTATTGGAGTGTCTGAAGGTAGAGACGAAGCATATGAGTAGTCATAAACCATAGGTTTTTGGGTTTGAACAAGAGTTTGGGATTGAAACAGTGAGTATTGGGGATTTTGCAAGTGTGGGTAATGGAGACCGAGCTCAGGCTTATCAAGCTCCCTGGGATTCTGCTGTTGGTGTAGCAGGTAATGGTTTTCTCTATGCATGAAGGAGCGTCCATTAGAGCTTGAGGAATTGTTCATTTGTTGATCTGGATTATGTGTAATGCCACCTTCATTTCCAATCTTGAATAAATTCTTCTTCTTGAACACTCTGCATACCACCCACCCATCTTCCTACAAATACATTCATATATATTactttgaaaacaaaaataaatctaaagAGATTACTCAAGAGAAGATATATTCACAACCTACTCTATTATggatgatataaaaaaaaaaatatttttatcatttcataaaagaaaaaattaaaattttagaaaaaaaggaATGTATACTTcgatgtatattttttattatttaaagagATAAAATGATTTGTATAAATAAGAGAGAcattactagaaaatcattaaacaaaaatcaattttacagacttattagtttttatattgactaaattaaatactattttagagattaaaaaaattattggtatcaaATTAGTTTTGatcattgataaataatttctaaattggtatctaattaatttttattattgataaatagtttttaaattggtatctaattagctatctaCGTTtcaactaccaattatttagattctaaagttagTATGTAAttggataccaatttataaatgatttatcaataatagacactaatttatatactaataatttttttaagcactacaagaaaatcatgaaa
Encoded here:
- the LOC137810236 gene encoding protein BEARSKIN2-like; translation: MGSSNGGVPPGFRFHPTDEELLHYYLKKKVSFQKFDMDVIREVDLNKMEPWDLQERCRIGSTPQNEWYFFSHKDRKYPTGSRTNRATNAGFWKATGRDKCIRNSYKKIGMRKTLVFYKGRAPHGQKTDWIMHEYRLEDANDPQGTSNEDGWVVCRVFKKKNLFKIGNEGGITHNPDQQMNNSSSSNGRSFMHRENHYLLHQQQNPRELDKPELGLHYPHLQNPQYSLFQSQTLVQTQKPMVYDYSYASSLPSDTPIMAKQLMTNPRECESGSEGLRYQVSESGIEVGSCEPNQEMGGGRGEGINEWGVLDRLVTSHLGHEESNKGVRFEEANPHSVHQINQLSLRGEMDFWAYGPKQ